CTTGGAACCATGTTCCAAAATTCGTGTCCGTGCGTGAACTCTGAGTCTGACTGTTTTTTTTTTTGACCTTTCTCTGTCAGTTTCAATACTTTGGACACTTGACATGAAACGCCAGTGCCCAGTTTAAGAAATCAATTTGAGTACCTAATTCAGATGGCGAATTACCCAATAGCTCATTCTTAGATATTAATATTTCTCCATGCACGTTTCGATATTTACATGTTGTTTCTCTGATTATTGTGATGATGGTATTAAATCCAGGCTGCTAACACTGATTTTCTTTCAGCTTCGAAATATGTTGGATACGTGAAGAAGTTCACACTGAGTAGCACAGTAAGCTCTTTTCTCTTCCACTTGTATCTGATGTATCATTGGTTTCACTTTCTAGGGATGTCACAATAATATTTCACCCAAAATTAATAACATGTTAAAGACCTTTTCGGTTTTCATCTTCTTACGACCTTATATGTTATATTCCTTTTTATGACAACATTATGGGAGGACTCTACTGAATTTGCATTTGAGTAACAATAATAAATACTCTACAAAATAAGATATGGAAGGCTACAGAAGACTGAAAAAGGGCACATGGCTTCATAATCTGAAAGACCAACAgaactgaaaagaaaaaaaagaggaaaaaaccgAGTCCCAGACATTTTGGTACTAGTTGTCCCGCAGGCATTATCACTAATTTGTGCATGtgccaaacaaatttgaaattatgtACGCTTTCTTCTGCAAAACTCTTTCTGTTCTCTTGAAAGTAGGTAGTATTAGTAGTGCGTATTTGTCGATTATGCCACTCCCTCTTATCCATATTAATTTTTTCTGATTTAATACAACTTTATACTAAATGAACGGCAATTAATATGAATTGGAGAGAGTACTTTTGTGCAAGTTATGGAGCAATGTGCTAGAAACAGTAAGCTTGTACTGGACTCGCAGCCCTAGCAAGTGCACTATTATCTTCAGAGCATGGATCCTTCCTCTCTCTAAGTTGACCCTATGTACAGAGAAAGGTGAAATTACtgctaggtactccctccgtcccaaaataagtgtcttaaccttaGTACAATTTTGCagagtactaaagttagtacaaagttgagacacttattttgggacgaagggagtactttgTAACTTTGCTAATGGTTTGCATCAAGTTGACCCTGATGGTATTTTAGTTGTCTGACATGATTCTGGCTTTATTGGTTTGTATTGTCCCATGAGAGGTCTTGTGAAATGCTACACCTATACTGTGTCTGTACAGCTTGACCAGTATGTTAGTACTATCAAGAGTTGCAATGATTGCTAGTGGTTCTGTCATTGTTAGTGGGGTAAACTGAAAGTAAGGTTGCTTGTGATATTGCACCTAAACATGTTCAAGTGTAACCCTTACGAGCATTGTCCCAACTTCTTCCATCTTTCATTTTCACATACCGTACTCCAGTTTGGTAGTTTCCACCGCCTGTCCAGGGTTGAGCCCTGGGATTTGACGGCGGGCAGCATCTCCTCGGATTGCTCTTATCTTTTATGTCTCTTATCGGAGGAACTTTCTTGCAGATGGGACCTGGATTTCCTGTTACTATACCATCGCTATCGGCAGCTGCTGATGACTATAGCAGGGCGCATGTGAGCTAAGTCAGTATAAATCAAATCTGAACGAACCATTTTATTTTGGGGGTACTTGCAACTGGTTCCTTTCAAATGGCTGGCCTATCACAGCGGAGCATGGCGTGTGATAACCAGGCTGAGCAGTTGGATGGGTTGCTGTTCTGACACGCCCAGATGATACTTTTGTGGTCAAAAACTTGCAGCAAACCTTATCTTGTTAAATTTCCGCACGGTCACACAAATTACGGTTTCTTTTGCTGGCCCACTCATGTCATACTCCTTGGTGCTCACCAGTTTGTTGTGTGCAATCACAATGTAACCTTGAGTTCATTACTAGAGAacttttttttttctctcttgGGCATAACTAGAGAAGATTGTAGTAGTTGGCATCTGAGTGATCAGGGACCACTAGGAAGTAACCAGTTTTTGTTGTGCTTATGTTAGTTTAGTTAGAATGTTGATTGCAGCTGGTGTGATGCAGTTCGAGGTCGCCATCTCTTCCAGCTTGTACACCTGGGAAAATAAAAATGTTCTGCGTTGTCTCTGCTCTGTTCGAATGCAAAATATGTGGCCGCCGTCTAACAGATTTTGACCTCCTTTGTTTCCTGCTGCTTGCTGGGGGACTTTTCAAAGCCGACGGCGACATGTACGTCTGGTTGCTTAATGGGCCAACATCAGTATAGGCTACTGACAAAACATGGAACTGTGGTTGAAAGGCATGCATTTGGGCTTGTGTAGCGCTGTCCGTGCAACCCCTCAAGAAAAAAGTAAGACATAAGTGACGCAACTTCATGCATTTCTGAGCTGCTTGCTCTGAAATGATGTCTCCAAGAAGGAAATACGTAATCAAACTTATGGTGCAAAGATGCCTTCAATTAGATGAACACTACAGGGTGCCGCTAAGCTGTCTTGTGAGATTTATCGCAAACCTCTAGGCCCTCTTTGATTCGCTGGATTCTCAGAATGTGAGAACAAAAAAAACAGAGGATTGGAGTGGCAATGCCCACTTGAATCATATAGGATTAGTATGAAGTGGTTGATGCCACATTAAAAACAAACAAATTGTAATAAAAGGTTGAAGTGGATGCTAGATTTTCTATTTGAAAAATAGTACGCATGATTCCTTACGAAACATTCATGAAATTTGTTTGAATGAAAAATACCTATGAAATTCCTTCAAACCAAATAAGACCTTATATGGGGAGGTAACCGGAAGATCAACATGTGCGTTGATGCACTATCTACAGATGCAGTGGCATTGAAATTTGTTGTGCGATTGGCTCAGTCTCTAAGTTGCAGCAAACTTCTGGTCGATTCTGTCAACATAGAGGCTGTGAAGGCAATGAAGAACGCTGACATGTCTTCTGGAGTAGCAGCGGCCATCttttattttttgaggataacTTTGATTTGTTTATCAACTGTTAAGatagtacaaagaacaccagaagtaaaAAATTCATCTAGGCCCGTAGATCACCTAGTGACGACTACTAGCATCAGAGCGAACCGAATGCGCGCCGTTGTCTTCGCCTCTCCCTCATCGGAGCAGGGCGAACCTTATTGTAATAGACAGTCGAAAAGTCGACGTGTTAATGCCCCATAAGACCAGTGTACCAGAATAACAACCGCCGtcgatgaagagaagcgtagatcgGAATGATCCAACCTATTGATGACCGCTACCACATTGCTTGTAATTTCCCCCGAGCCTTGTGTTCTTCTTTTCGAGAGTACGCTAAAGTCGACGTGTTAATGCCCCATAAGACCAGTGTACCAGAATAACAACCGCCGtcgatgaagagaagcgtagatcgGAATGATCCAACCTATTGATGACCGCTACCACATTGCTTGTGATTTCCCCCGAGCCTTGTGTTCTTCTTTTCGAGAGTACGCTAATAATGTGTCATATTTTTTTATAGAAGAGAGAAATATAATTACAAGACCCTGAAATAAGGTGAACAATGCATTGGGAAAACTACCACACTCACACCTACTCTACCAAATTTATACTCTCATAAAATCCTCTAAACACACCGCGCCGCCACTTCTCCATAATGCTCAACGCCTCCAATATCGCTAGAACAAGCTCCCTCACAGAATGTTGTTGCTCTCTATTCCTAAAAACTCTAGCATTGTGCTGCTTCTACAAGTTTCATACCAAAACGACCATTGAATCAAAATCTTTCGTCTCCCACAAGCAAAGCAGCGATGCCACCGTGTCCTCTTCCTGCAAACAAAGATAGCAAGCTGAAGTATCATCTTGCAGGCCTGTCTCGTGCGCCGATCTGCCGTCCACAACCTGCACTGGAGTGCAAGCCCGACGAAGATCTCGCACTTCAACAAAGCCCAACACCTCCAGATGGCTGAAGCTCCAAGTAATCTAACCAAGCCTTGACACAACAACTTGTACACCGAACTAGCCGAGTAGGCTCCCATGGACCATCTCCACTCGAAAACATCTGGCCAAGAATCGTCAAGGTTGAGAAAATTTAGTACAGTCCACAAATTGACTAGCTGATCATGTTCATTATGTTGTACtatctctgtcccataatataaaaacattttttactctagtgtagtgccaaaaatgtttttatattatgggacgaagggagtatctcTTTTGCAATATCTTCGGCCCAGCgatgattatttatttatttatttttggaatCTGTTTTTTTTTTGCGTGGAATTTTTGGAATCTGTTGGAGATGCTGTTTGAGTGTTTGTCCCAGTTCCTACCATCCGGATGCCGTCGCACCGCAGTCACAAATAATCATGCATGCACCGCTGCTTGGAAGAGCTATAAATAGGCGAGCTTGTCCGAAGCCAGTGATCAATAACACCACACTGTCAGAGCAGCTTCACTGCGAGCTAGGCATCTCTAATCCAATTAACCTGATCGCCGCCATGGCCGCTCCTACCTTTCTGCACCGCCTGCTCGCCGTCTGGCTCCTCTCCTGCGCCGCCCACGCGCAGCTCTCGACGACCTTCTACTCCGCCTCCTGCCCCAACCTGGAGGCCATCGTGCGGGCGGGGATGAACAAGGCCATCCGCAACGAGCGCCGGGTCGGCGCCTCGCTTCTCAGGCTCttcttccacgactgcttcgtccAGGTGATGACTGATGACTCGTCTCAGTACTTGACTACACAGTCTATACTTGAGTTCGCATGATAATTCTGACATGCATGTACTGCAGGGCTGTGACGGCTCGGTTCTTCTCGACGCCGGCGGCGAGAAGCAAGCCGCACCGAACAATGGGTCCATCCGTGGCTTCGGTGTCATCGACGCCATCAAGGCCAGCGTGGAGGCCGCGTGCCCCGGcgtcgtctcctgcgccgacatccTCGCGCTCACCGCGCGCGACGGGACGTTCCTGGTGCGTGCAAAACTTCACCGGCTCGATcgggagctgcttcttcttctagcTAGTGCGCACTGTCGCTCGTCCTGATGAAACTGTTTGGCGGCATGCAGCTGGGCGGGCCGACCTGGAGAGTGCCGCTCGGCCGTCGCGACTCGACGACGGCGAGCCGGGCTCTGGCCAACGTGAACCTCCCGCCGCCGACCGCCGGCTTGGCCACGCTGATCTCCCTGTTCGGCAGGCAGGGGCTCTCGCCGGCCGAGATGACGGCGCTGTCGGGCGCGCACACCATCGGCCTGGCGCAGTGCCTGAACTTCAACGCCCGCATCTACAGGGACGCCAACATCGACCCGTCCTTCGCGGCGCTGCGGCGGCGGACGTGCCCCAGCTCCGGCAACGCCAACCTGGCGCCTATCGACGTGCAGACCCCCTCGGCGTTCGACGCCGCCTACTACCGGAACCTGCTGGCGAAGCGCGGCCTGTTCCACTCCGACCAGGCGCTCTTCGACGGAGGGTCGGAGGACGCGCTGGTGCGGCAGTACGGCGCCAACCCCGCGCTCTTCCGGACCGACTTCGCCAAGGCGATGGTGAAGATGGGCAACATACATCCGCTCACCGGAAGCGCCGGCGAGATCAGGGCCAACTGCCATGTCGTCAACAGCTAGCTCATCCGATGAACCGACTGGtatgtactactactactaaaagGGGCCGCGCGCACCCATAGCGTTCTTCGGCCCAGTTCTTTTGGCCGATTCTCCCAGAATCTTAAGAATCGATCCTTCATCCAACTTCTTCCGGAATCTTGAACCCGATTCTCAAGATTCTGGGGAATTCTCTCATCTCGTTCAAGAAGACGTATATCCCCTCGTTAGGATGTGGATTTATGCTGCCCAATTGTTTAGAGTTTGTCTCGCACCATTTTGCAATAGTGATAACGATGTGTCTGttgttgtcaatccttttcacagaTGTTTGGCTGGGCAATGGAGCATGCTATTCCATGAACATGATGAATGCTATTATGTTAAGGGTTTATATAAGTCTCCTGCAAAAAAAATGTTAAGGGTTTATTTTTATTTTCGAGAGTACAAGGGTTTAAGTTTAGGTTGTCCGATTGACCATTTGATAAATGTTTGGACAATGAAATGGGCTACTCCATGAACATGCTGAATATTACTATGTCCATGCATTTAAGTTGTTGTCCATTGATCACTTGATAAATGTTAGAGGTATTTTGCTTTCTCTTAGGCCTCTTCCAATGCaaatgtgcttagatgaggtgctaagtgcattaaatagcTTATCAACTTAACTCCCCAATATATAGGTGCTTAACTTATTGTTGCTAAGCTCGTTTTATTTAATGAGTTAACACCTAAAGTCTTTCATGCATTGGTCAAGTTGTTTCATTTAAGTGGTTTGCTTAGGTTCACGCGCTTGGCATTGGTTCTTTCTGGGGTCATCAAAATGCTCTCTCCCCTCCTTAATTGTTGTGCCATGTCATTTTTTTTGCTTATGTGACATGCTTAGCACATGATGGAGCACTAAGAAGGGCCTTAAGCTACAGGTTTGTCATGGTGCTCTTTGGTttactagtaagtgtgcacgtgcattGCGTGTCTTCACTAATATTTCAGGTAGATGCGAGAATTTACTTCTCCATCATAGTAAGCACTTGTTTTTTTAAAGAACATAATCTACATAAATTCACTTTGGCACATGAAAGCATATGCTCTTGCCATCGGAAAAACAttttaaaatgtcaaaaaaattctGAACAAAAATTTGATGTGTACCTTTTAATATTCTATGTGCGCACGCCAAGTTTTTGTGGAAAACCGGCATTTTATGTGACTTGCGTAAAAAAGACAAAGAAATGTCGTGAAAAGCCATTTTTAACATTGAATTTTGTCTTTTTCACACGCGACATAAAAACTGTTTTTTTCGTAAAACGACTTTGCGAGCACATAGAATGTCGAGGTGTACGCGCAAAACATTTTGCCAGAATTTTATGACATTTCAAAATACGTTTCCATGATGTACTAATATAACAGAGTCAATAGAGATGTTTAGCAATGTAAGAAGACGATTATCCGTGCCTGCTACCTACTTTTTGAAATAAATCCAGATACTTTATTTATTAAAAATAACCAATACATCGTTTATGAGGACTGTTACGATTTCATTTAAGGCTTTCTCAGATCAATCAGAAATCAAAGAAAATCTAGCTAATCTAGTGACCTCATGAGCAATTTTATTTGCTTCTCTATTACACGTGCCTGCTACCTAGTACTAGGTTTTCATGGAACAGAGACAGTCTCCTCTCTAAATAAAGACGAAAAAAATTCCATTGTCAGAAAAAGACAAAATAAAAATCCCAATCATTTGTGGAAATAACCACAACTAAAAAAAGACAGAACTTGCCAAAATaaaaaatgcatatggaaaacaTTATGAACTTGCCAACGCAACAATGAATGAAAAGATGTGGCTATATCTGGGTGTGCTACACCCGGGTTTACAGAAAAAGCTAAAAACACACGTATCAAGCGTGTTCCAAAAAAATATTCTGAAACTTTACAATATCAAACATGATAAAGTGCAGTTGTTGCAAAATTTCATCCACAAAAAAACATTCGAGATCTCGGAGAAAAATCACTGGTCAATGTTTTGTGCACCTTTTGAGTACATGCTTTTTCAAACAAAATATGTAGGCCGAGCTGAGGCTAGTCACGATCCAAACAAACCGCATTCTTCACGGCTAGCCGGGCTGAACGGTCTGCATCCATCCCAACACGTACGTTCCTCCCCCGCCCGTCTGAGGCGGTAAAATGTCAAGGTGTGACTGACGCAATATCATTGAAGGCTTTGGCTTGTCGAGAGGCGCTCTCACTTGCCCTTGATTTATCACTTGCAGACATACAAATAGCTTCAGACTGTCAAGACGTAATCAAAGATATCCATGAAAATACTGGTGGGCTACACTCTAGCATTATTAAGGAGATCAATCCTACAATCCTAGCAGTTCTCTTGTTGTCCTTTCATCTTTGAAGGAAGAGAAACTAATCTTGAGGCACGTAGCCTTGCTAAGCATACTCTAGAACTTTCTTTAGGACGCTATATGTGGGCCCTTAATCCTtcggatctactccctccgtccggaaatacttgtcatcaaaatgaataaaaggaaatgtatctagatgtattttagttctagatacacccctttttgtccattttgatgacaagtattttcggacagagggagtacattgtaTCCCTATGAGCTCTTACTAGCaaaaatgctcgtgcgttgcaacgggtgaacAAAACATATCACAACCCATCCCTCCTCGCCAATGCACACTTGTCTCCGTCCTTTATTTCAACACAATACCCCACATGTATTGCCGCTTATATTCCTTTCTACCCTCATCAAAGATGGCAGTGATTTCCACCTTGTGTCATATTCCACCTTCCGTCATATTCTAAATCCTGCTAAAAAATCCGATGCAAAAATATACTTCGTAAAATATCAAGATACTATGTCAGCTCAGTCTCTTGAAGAtactcataggggtagggtatgcGTGCGTGAGTtgttaggggtgagtgtatgctcgtgtatgtgagcgacttcgattgtactgtgttaaaaaagagTATAGTGGGGGAAATTCAGTAATGGTTATCCAAAATAAGTAACATGCACATTTGAAGTTTTCCGTGCGTTATAACGAGAAAACAAAACATATTACATTGCATCCCTTCTTGCCAGTACACACTTGTCTCTATCCTTTATTTCAACACAAAATCCCCACATGTATTGCCGCTTATATTCCTTTTTTCCCTCATCAACCTGCTAGAAAAAAAATCTGATGCAAGAACATAAGAGGTCAACTATAGTGGGGAATTCGGTGATAGGTATCTGAAAATAAGTGACATACACATTtgatgtttttcgtgtgttgcaaCAGGATAACAAAACATATCACATCCCATCCCTCCTCGCCAATACACACTTGTCTCTGTTCTTTATTTCAACACAATACCCCACATGTATTGCGACTTATATTCCTTTTTGCCCTCGTCAATGGCGGTAGTGACGTCCACCTTGCATCATATTCTAAATCCGGCTAGAAAAATCTGATGTGAGAACATAAGGGGTCAACTATAGTGTAGTAATGGCTATCCAAAAATAAGTGACATGCACATTTGAAGTATGTTTGCTTGATGCAATAAAATCTCTTGTGGCATGTGTATAACAACTTCTGACTTGTAGTCATATGTTTATTCAAAAACATGTGTACAATCAAATCCTCTTGAATCTAGGTGAAGCCTTCTACTTGTGGATGAACTCTAACAGTAAATAACCGCAGGATTGTTTATATGTACGAATATCAATCATCAAAGTAGCAACACAATGTGATTATGTTAAAAAAATCGGCTTCACAGACTAAAACANNNNNNNNNNNNNNNNNNNNNNNNNNNNNNNNNNNNNNNNNNNNNNNNNNNNNNNNNNNNNNNNNNNNNNNNNNNNNNNNNNNNNNNNNNNNNNNNNNNNNNNNNNNNNNNNNNNNNNNNNNNNNNNNNNNNNNNNNNNNNNNNNNNNNNNNNNNNNNNNNNNNNNNNNNNNNNNNNNNNNNNNNNNNNNNNNNNNNNNNNNNNNNNNNNNNNNNNNNNNNNNNNNNNNNNNNNNNNNNNNNNNNNNNNNNNNNNNNNNNNNNNNNNNNNNNNNNNNNNNNNNNNNNNNNNNNNNNNNNNNNNNNNNNNNNNNNNNNNNNNNNNNNNNNNNNNNNNNNNNNNNNNNNNNNNNNNNNNNNNNNNNNNNNNNNNNNNNNNNNNNNNNNNNNNNNNNNNNNNNNNNNNNNNNNNNNNNNNNNNNNNNNNNNNNNNNNNNNNNNNNNNNNNNNNNNNNNNNNNNNNNNNNNNNNNNNNNNNGAAATTCTTGTTaaagaaatggatgtatttagaactaaaatacgtctagatgcatCCATTTCCCCCACAAGTATTTCCGGACCGCGCGGGGGGTGGGGGTTAAGAAATACATACATAATCGTCTAATGTTTTGTAACCTATTTGTAATCTGCAATAAAGTTATGGCTGTTTGTGTGAATTGATTTGTGTACTTTCCATGTTGGCAATTTGAATcaagttcaaataagtttgaattcaAACCTTCCAAAGTTTGTGGAACCAACTTTATCTTGAAGTCTAGGAAAATTGAAGAAATAACATTATCcctatatagttttttttcctcATTTTCAGTTTTTTTAATGAAAACTGTTCCGACGCGCGACTGGGCCCGGTACAATTTTTTTCTTCTATAGCCTCCAAACaagcccatgatacgtctccatcatatctactttttcaaacacttttgcccttgttttggactctaacttgcatgatttgaatggaactaacccggacgaa
This portion of the Triticum dicoccoides isolate Atlit2015 ecotype Zavitan chromosome 7A, WEW_v2.0, whole genome shotgun sequence genome encodes:
- the LOC119328879 gene encoding peroxidase P7-like, with translation MAAPTFLHRLLAVWLLSCAAHAQLSTTFYSASCPNLEAIVRAGMNKAIRNERRVGASLLRLFFHDCFVQGCDGSVLLDAGGEKQAAPNNGSIRGFGVIDAIKASVEAACPGVVSCADILALTARDGTFLLGGPTWRVPLGRRDSTTASRALANVNLPPPTAGLATLISLFGRQGLSPAEMTALSGAHTIGLAQCLNFNARIYRDANIDPSFAALRRRTCPSSGNANLAPIDVQTPSAFDAAYYRNLLAKRGLFHSDQALFDGGSEDALVRQYGANPALFRTDFAKAMVKMGNIHPLTGSAGEIRANCHVVNS